From Chryseobacterium sp. H1D6B, a single genomic window includes:
- a CDS encoding HlyD family secretion protein — MMTKKQLTKKEERINKTITLLAWILIISGVTGMVSFYLFSRKNVTTNDAQIEQYITPVSSKVSGFIKTIKFNENQLVHKGDTLIVIDNREFVNQVKMAEAGLHANAENIATIQSGVSTKESDTKIIDAKIASAKIDIWRTEQDFKRYKNLVAEDAATEQQFENIKASYDQAKANLLALEQQKNAVKAGASEQETKVAPAKSQIQQSAASLNNAKLFLSYTVITAPYDGWVGKKSIQEGQLIKEGQALVQIVSKERWIIANFKETQLGQIDQNKEVTITADAFPDTEFKGKIVSISPASGSQFSLVKPDNATGNFVKIEQRFPVKIILDTRNKDNEKLLSGMNVLVSAKKL; from the coding sequence ATGATGACAAAAAAGCAATTGACTAAGAAAGAAGAAAGAATCAATAAGACCATTACTTTATTGGCTTGGATTCTCATCATCAGCGGCGTTACGGGGATGGTAAGTTTTTATCTTTTTTCAAGAAAAAATGTGACCACCAATGATGCACAGATCGAACAATACATTACGCCTGTTTCAAGTAAGGTTTCAGGATTCATAAAAACTATAAAATTCAATGAAAATCAACTTGTTCATAAAGGAGATACATTGATCGTTATTGATAACCGTGAGTTTGTCAACCAGGTAAAAATGGCCGAGGCAGGCTTACACGCAAACGCTGAAAATATAGCAACCATCCAGAGCGGTGTAAGTACGAAAGAAAGCGATACCAAAATTATAGATGCCAAAATAGCCTCTGCAAAAATTGATATCTGGAGAACAGAACAGGATTTTAAAAGATACAAAAACTTAGTTGCCGAAGATGCGGCCACAGAGCAGCAGTTTGAAAATATAAAAGCTTCCTATGACCAGGCCAAGGCCAATCTTTTAGCTTTGGAACAGCAAAAAAATGCAGTAAAAGCGGGTGCAAGCGAACAGGAAACCAAAGTTGCTCCGGCAAAAAGCCAGATCCAGCAGAGCGCCGCAAGTCTGAATAATGCTAAACTTTTCCTTTCTTACACAGTGATTACAGCACCTTACGACGGCTGGGTCGGCAAAAAAAGCATTCAGGAAGGACAGCTGATCAAGGAAGGACAGGCTCTCGTACAGATCGTGAGCAAAGAGAGATGGATCATTGCAAATTTTAAGGAAACGCAGCTTGGACAGATCGATCAGAATAAGGAAGTTACTATCACTGCAGATGCTTTTCCTGACACTGAATTTAAAGGAAAAATAGTTTCTATTTCCCCAGCTTCAGGGTCTCAATTCTCTTTAGTGAAACCTGATAATGCCACCGGGAATTTCGTAAAAATAGAACAGAGATTTCCAGTGAAAATTATTTTAGACACCCGTAATAAAGACAATGAAAAATTACTTTCCGGAATGAATGTTCTCGTAAGTGCGAAGAAATTGTAA
- a CDS encoding aldehyde dehydrogenase: MEIREILSDQRAFFQSQKTKNIKFRKIYLEKLKSLIIQNEELLYEAVYKDFGKSKFDTFTTEISFVLKDIDYYLKNLNSLSKPRRVKTNLANQLGKSRLYPDPLGCILVIGAWNYPYQLSLSPIIAALAAGNCCILKPSEIAENTMKAMAKIINENFPPEYLYVFEGGIDETTQLLKLKFDTIFFTGSTKVGKIVYKAAAENLTPVTLELGGKSPVIVTKDADLQVAAKRIVWGKFLNAGQTCVAPDYLLIEESVQEQFLEMLRNYIKEFKYDPGSEQYTRIINQRNFQRLIKLIDKEKIYDGGKYNEDKLYIEPTILTQVNWEDDAMQEEIFGPILPVIAFQNFNIVLNSILELEKPLSAYLFTNNSEEKENFMQKISFGGGCINDVIMHLSNENLPFGGIGNSGIGNYHGKYGFETFSHQKAVLERATWGEPNIKYPPYSEKKFSWIKRFL; encoded by the coding sequence ATGGAAATCCGGGAAATTTTATCAGATCAAAGAGCATTTTTTCAAAGCCAGAAAACTAAAAATATCAAGTTTAGGAAAATCTATTTAGAAAAACTAAAATCGCTGATCATTCAAAATGAAGAGCTTTTATATGAGGCTGTTTATAAAGATTTCGGAAAGTCTAAATTTGACACATTCACTACAGAAATTTCTTTTGTTCTAAAGGATATTGACTATTATCTAAAAAATCTGAATTCTCTATCGAAACCTAGAAGAGTAAAAACCAATTTAGCCAATCAGCTGGGAAAAAGCAGACTTTATCCGGACCCTTTGGGCTGTATTTTAGTAATCGGTGCATGGAATTATCCTTACCAGTTGTCCTTGTCCCCGATTATTGCGGCATTAGCTGCCGGAAACTGCTGTATTCTTAAACCGAGCGAAATTGCAGAAAATACGATGAAAGCCATGGCCAAGATCATCAATGAAAATTTCCCGCCTGAATATTTATATGTTTTTGAAGGAGGTATTGATGAAACAACACAGCTTTTAAAATTAAAATTTGATACAATATTTTTCACCGGAAGCACTAAAGTCGGGAAAATTGTTTACAAAGCCGCCGCGGAAAATTTAACACCGGTTACATTAGAATTGGGAGGGAAATCTCCTGTCATTGTCACTAAAGATGCTGATCTACAAGTAGCCGCCAAAAGAATTGTCTGGGGGAAGTTTTTAAATGCCGGGCAGACCTGTGTCGCCCCGGATTATTTATTAATAGAAGAATCTGTTCAGGAACAGTTTTTAGAAATGCTTAGAAATTATATTAAAGAATTTAAATATGATCCCGGATCTGAGCAGTACACGAGGATTATTAACCAAAGAAACTTCCAGCGTTTAATTAAGCTTATTGACAAAGAAAAAATATATGACGGAGGAAAGTATAATGAAGATAAGCTTTACATAGAACCCACCATTCTCACTCAGGTGAACTGGGAAGATGATGCGATGCAGGAAGAAATTTTCGGGCCTATTCTGCCGGTCATTGCCTTTCAAAACTTCAATATCGTTCTTAACTCTATATTGGAATTGGAAAAACCTCTTTCTGCCTATTTATTCACCAATAATTCTGAAGAAAAAGAAAACTTTATGCAGAAAATTTCTTTTGGCGGAGGCTGTATTAATGATGTGATCATGCATTTAAGCAATGAAAATCTTCCGTTTGGAGGCATTGGAAACTCAGGAATAGGAAATTATCACGGAAAATATGGTTTTGAAACGTTCTCACATCAAAAAGCAGTTTTGGAAAGAGCCACTTGGGGAGAACCTAATATAAAGTATCCGCCTTATTCTGAAAAAAAATTCAGCTGGATCAAAAGATTTTTATAA
- a CDS encoding thioredoxin family protein, producing the protein MKKLSLLAFLGLSTVVFSQEIKKTAEIKKTEDKTLVKQDAAELEAKKKAGEEKAKLPKPYNPKADAQKDINTLIAKAKKEGKNIMIQAGGNWCIWCLRFNQFVQTTPELKTVVDKNYLYYHLNYSPDNKNEKIFAQYDNPGDKYGYPVFIVLDKNGKLIHVQQSDVLEEGKGYNTEKVKEFFNQWAPKS; encoded by the coding sequence ATGAAAAAATTGTCATTATTAGCTTTCTTGGGATTAAGTACAGTTGTTTTTTCTCAGGAGATTAAAAAAACGGCTGAAATTAAAAAGACTGAAGATAAAACCTTAGTAAAACAAGATGCCGCTGAATTAGAAGCAAAGAAAAAAGCTGGTGAAGAAAAGGCAAAACTGCCTAAACCATATAATCCAAAAGCTGATGCACAGAAAGACATCAATACTTTGATTGCCAAGGCAAAAAAGGAAGGTAAAAATATAATGATCCAGGCAGGAGGAAATTGGTGTATCTGGTGTCTTCGTTTCAATCAGTTTGTACAGACTACTCCTGAATTAAAAACGGTTGTAGATAAAAACTACTTGTATTATCACCTTAATTATTCTCCGGATAATAAAAATGAGAAAATTTTTGCTCAATATGATAATCCAGGAGATAAATACGGCTATCCTGTATTTATAGTTTTAGATAAAAATGGTAAGTTGATTCATGTACAGCAGAGTGATGTGTTAGAAGAGGGGAAAGGATACAATACTGAAAAGGTAAAAGAGTTTTTTAATCAATGGGCTCCAAAATCATAG
- a CDS encoding lysophospholipid acyltransferase family protein, with product MNFLIKILYLISKLPLKILYIFSDIIFFLNYYIVGYRKNVITQNIKKSFPEKSDEEIAEIRKKFYLNFSDYLAETIKSFTLSKNETRVRMQHINQHLFQDAKDEGKNIILLAGHVFNWEWMNTLATIVPQHNCHPVYRKVNSEFWENQMKKIRSKFGNVALEANEVVLNIFRNKNDGDSIYLFVADQTPHVAHVNYGLEFLNQRTPAFIGYDKLATRMDLIFIYCEMKKVKRGFYQINYHRIEPDGEKFVKNEVVKKFHQHLENTIHKRPDNYLWSHRKWKYQDAIKTFDSDKI from the coding sequence ATGAATTTCTTAATAAAAATACTGTACTTGATTTCTAAACTTCCGCTGAAAATATTATATATTTTCTCGGACATTATTTTCTTTTTAAACTACTATATCGTGGGGTATAGAAAGAATGTAATCACTCAAAACATTAAAAAATCTTTTCCTGAAAAATCAGATGAAGAAATTGCAGAAATAAGAAAGAAATTTTATCTGAATTTTTCTGATTATCTAGCTGAAACAATAAAATCTTTCACACTGTCTAAAAATGAAACAAGGGTTAGGATGCAGCATATCAACCAACATCTGTTTCAAGATGCCAAGGATGAAGGAAAAAATATTATCCTATTAGCCGGCCATGTATTCAATTGGGAATGGATGAATACATTAGCAACCATTGTTCCGCAGCATAACTGTCATCCGGTTTACAGAAAAGTAAACAGTGAATTCTGGGAAAACCAAATGAAAAAGATCAGAAGTAAGTTTGGAAATGTAGCTTTAGAAGCCAATGAAGTGGTATTAAATATTTTTAGAAATAAAAATGACGGAGATTCTATTTATCTCTTTGTGGCCGATCAGACACCGCACGTTGCCCATGTTAATTACGGATTGGAATTTCTTAATCAAAGAACACCTGCATTTATCGGTTATGATAAATTAGCCACAAGAATGGATCTTATTTTTATCTACTGTGAAATGAAGAAGGTAAAACGCGGCTTCTATCAGATCAATTATCATAGAATAGAGCCAGACGGAGAGAAATTCGTAAAGAATGAAGTGGTTAAAAAGTTCCATCAGCACTTAGAAAATACAATCCATAAAAGACCAGATAATTACCTGTGGTCCCACAGAAAATGGAAATACCAAGATGCTATCAAAACATTTGATTCTGATAAAATTTAG
- a CDS encoding glycosyltransferase family 2 protein: MSKKLAVVILNWNGKSWLEKFLPSIIRFSENADVYVIDNLSTDDSVSFLQMHYPSVAIIKNNKNYGFAGGYNEGLKSIDAELYCLLNSDVEVTENWTEPVLEIFKKNIEIAAVQPKILSYSNKNYFEFAGAGGGLIDNLGYPYCRGRVFDELEEDKGQYNDETEIFWASGCCFFIRSKDFWDQNGFDERFFAHQEEIDLCWRLINSGKKIFYTGKSKVYHVGGGTLNKQSAQKTYLNIRNNLSMMLKNLPFPKLIWLIFFRLCLDGAAGIYFGFKHGFPHLWAVARAHFGFYAQLPETWKLRQKQQKDQFYQTKWLIFKHFL; the protein is encoded by the coding sequence ATGTCAAAAAAATTAGCAGTTGTAATATTAAATTGGAATGGTAAAAGCTGGCTGGAAAAATTTCTTCCAAGCATTATCCGTTTTTCTGAAAATGCTGATGTGTATGTAATTGACAACCTTTCTACGGATGATTCTGTCTCTTTTTTACAAATGCACTATCCTTCTGTGGCAATTATTAAAAATAATAAAAACTACGGTTTTGCAGGAGGTTATAATGAAGGATTAAAATCAATTGATGCAGAACTATACTGCCTTTTAAATTCCGATGTTGAAGTTACTGAGAATTGGACAGAACCTGTTTTAGAAATATTTAAAAAGAACATTGAAATCGCTGCAGTACAGCCTAAAATTCTATCTTACAGCAATAAAAATTATTTTGAATTTGCAGGAGCAGGCGGAGGGCTGATCGATAACCTCGGCTATCCATATTGCAGAGGAAGAGTTTTCGATGAACTGGAAGAAGACAAAGGACAGTACAATGACGAGACAGAAATTTTCTGGGCATCAGGATGCTGTTTTTTCATCCGTTCAAAAGACTTTTGGGATCAAAATGGTTTCGATGAACGTTTTTTTGCTCACCAGGAAGAAATTGATTTGTGCTGGAGACTGATCAATTCAGGAAAAAAAATATTTTACACAGGAAAATCTAAGGTTTATCATGTAGGCGGAGGAACTTTAAACAAACAAAGTGCTCAAAAGACCTATTTAAATATAAGGAACAATTTGTCTATGATGCTGAAAAATCTTCCTTTTCCAAAGCTTATATGGCTTATTTTCTTCAGACTTTGTTTGGATGGTGCCGCCGGAATTTATTTTGGTTTTAAACATGGGTTTCCGCATCTCTGGGCTGTTGCAAGAGCTCATTTTGGATTCTACGCACAGCTTCCGGAAACTTGGAAACTACGGCAAAAGCAGCAAAAAGATCAGTTTTATCAAACTAAATGGCTAATCTTCAAGCATTTTCTTTAG